AGCCTTTCTTTCCGGCGCCGACGCCGAGGCGCCGGCGGAGGCGGAACCCCCTGCAGAAGCGCGCCCCCCCGTAGCGGAAGAACCGCCGTCACCGGAAGCCCGGGAGGAGCCCGCGGCACGGAGCGGGGGGCTTGCCGCCGGCCTGGCGGACTTGCTTGGCGCCCCTGCGGGCGCTCCCCTAGAGGAACCGTCCCGGGGAGAGGAGGGCGGTGTTGCGCCGGAGGAGACGGAAGCGGTGGTGCCGCCGGCGGAGACCGCGGCACCCTCCGGGGCCCCGGAGGAACAGGAGGAGCCCCGGGGTGCCCCCGAAGCCCCGGCGGAGACCGCGCCGCCCGAAACCCCTCCCGAACCCGCCGAAGAGGCACCGAAGCCGCCGAAAGCGGAGGAAGCCGAAGAGGAACCGCCGTCAGCGGAGCCCGGTCCCGAAGAGGCGCCCCAGGCGACGGAAGAGCCCCCGGCGGAGCCTGAAGAGCCGGAGCCTGCCGGCGGGGAACCCCGGCCGGTCTCCGGCGAGGCGGAACCCCGTGGGGAGCAGCACCCCGGCGAGGGTCTGGAGAGCGCCGAGCACGAGGCGCTCACCCCACCACAGGAGGAAAAGCAGAGGGCCGCGGCGCCGGCCCTTGCGGAGTGGCTGCATGCCTGGGCGGGCATCCGCAGGCGACGTATCCTCCCCATCGCCATGGCGGTCCTCGCCGTGGCGATCGCCGCTGCCGCCGCCGTGGGGTTCTGGTACTACACCCACCGGGCCTCTTACCTGGCCGAAAGCGGCGTGGAGCACTACCACGACGGCGAATACCGCAGAGCCATCGACAAGCTGGACAGGGCGACAGACAAGGACCCCTCTCTCCAGGAGGCCTTCTACCTGCTCGGCGAGAGCTACCTCATGGTGGGCTCCCCCGACCGTGCGGTGCCGGCCTTCCGGGGGAGCATCCGGATTGCTTCCAACGACGCCATGGCCTACAACGGCCTCGGCCAGGCGCTGCTGCAGCGGGGTGACCTGGAGGCGGCGCGGAACGCCTTCCGGGAGGCCCTCGACAGGGTGCCCATCCTCCGGGAGGCCATGCTGGGCCTGGGCGAATGCTACCTTCGGCTGGGCGAGCCCGCCGAGGCCAGGGACGTGCTGCTGAATGCCCTGGACGAAAGCGGAGCCGATCCCGTGCTGGCGGAACGTCTCGGCCAGGCCTACCTGGCGCTGGAACAGCCCGGGAAGGCCGAGCGGCATTTCTCCCGGGCCCTCTCCATGGAGGAAGGCCGGGAGCAGGCGCTCCTGGGGCTTGACAGGGCGCGGGCGATGAAAACGCGCCTGGCCCGGGAGCGCAGGATGCGCGAGCTGGTAGAGGCGGGCCGCAGGGCGCTGGAGGCCGGGAACGCCGAGGCGGCGGGCCGGCATTTCGACGAGGCGCTGGCCCTGGACCCGGACAGCGCAGCTGCGCTGCGGGGCAGGGCGGAGAGCTATCTCCGCATGGGGAGGCCCGCCGAGGCGGTGGTGCTCTACGAGCGGTTGACGGAGCGCTTCCCCGACGACCGCGAGCTGGCCGGGGCCCTCGCCGAAGCCAGGCAGCGGGCCGAACGGAAACGGATCGAGCGGAGCGCGCAGGGCCTCGCCGCACGGGGGAGGAAGGCGGCCGACGACGGGAGGTATGCCGAGGCCCGGGAGGCCTTCCGGGCCTCCATCGAGAAGGAGCCCACCCTGCCGGCCTATCTGGGTCTGATCGATACCCTCCGTCAGCTGGAGGAGTACAGGAAGGCCGAAGCCCTCTGTGACGAGGCGGCGGAACGCTTCCCCGGCGGCACGGCGGGGGAGCGGATACGGGAACGGCGCGTGGCCGTCCAGCAGGCCCGGGAACGGGCCGAGGAGCGGCGGCTGCAGGCCCGGGCGGAGCGCAAGGCGGAGTCGGGCGACTATCTGGAGGCGGTGGAGCTCTACCGCAGACTGGCGGAGCGGAACCCCGGCGACGTCGGGACCCTCAGGAAGCTGGCTTCCCTCTACCAGCGGCTGGGCAACGAGGAGGAGGCGGCCAGGGTCTACGCCAGGGCCGGGCTCCAGCCCCCCGGCGAGGAGACGGCCCGGGAACGCCCTGCCCCGGTGACCCCCGAGCCCCGGAAGGACAGGGCCGAGGATCTGCTCGGTCAGGGGAAGCGGCTCGCCGAGGCGGGCAAGCTCTACGAGGCCTACAACCGTCTGGAACGGGCCGCGGAACTGGAGCCGGACAACCTGGAGGTGCAGCGTGCCTACGCCGACGCCTGCTGTGACCTGGCCTTCTACGACCGCGCCGAGGCGGCCTACGAGCGGATGCTCGCCCAGACGCCCGGCGACAGCCGCATCAGGAACAACCTCGGTTTCGCGGAGGCCCGGCGGGAGGCCTACGCCGAGGCCGCCGAGCGGTTCCGGGGGATCCTCCAGTCGGAGCCGGCCAACGGCCAGGCCATGGCCAATCTCGGCTACGCCCTCTACCGTGACGGACGCTACCGGGAGGCGGCGCAGACCTTCGGCGATCTGGTGCGGACCCCCAAGGTGGTCTATCCCGACGGCTTCCGCGATCTGGGCCCCCTCTACACGCCGCTGCGGGGAGCCCGGGAGGCCGGTCTGCCCAGAGCGACGCTGGAGCGGATCTACCGGGCCTTCCTCCCCCGGATCACCGGGCCCGGCAGCGGGGAGAGCGGCAGCGATGCGGCGGGGGAGGCTCTCCTGGAGACCCCGGAGATCGGGGACCGCGCCCTGGAGCTGCAGGCCCTCGCCGAGGCTGCGTATGTGAGCCCCGTCGGTGCGGCGGCCTATGCCAACGGCGCCGTGGCCATCGCCACCGCACAGGCAGAGGAGGGGACCGAAGAGGCCAGTGCCGTTCTCGGCGTGCGTCCCCTGGAGGCCTTCGCCCACTTCGCCCTGGCCCATGCGCGGCTCTCCGCCGGCGATCCGCAGGGGGCCAGGCAGGCGGTGCTCAAGGGGCTGCAGCGGCAGCCCAAGAGCTCCACGGGGTATACGCTCCTGGGCTATGTCGCGGAGCGCCGGGGCGAGACGGATCTCGCCCGGGAGTCCTTCCATATGGCGCTCTGGCTGGATCCGGACAACATGGAAGCCCGGAGAGCCGCCAGAGCGAAGGGCCTGTAACACCCTTTGAACCGACGTATATTTCGGGTATACTTTTTTGCGAAAGATGTGGTGTGCCCCTGATGCGTCTCTGAGGGAGGCGGGTTGTTTCCTCTGGTGCAACGGAAGCTGCAGAACCTTAATGGGTGGTGATTAGTGGATGGCCGGCACAAACACGGACGCCTGGATGGACCGGTACATAAAGGAGCACGACCTCTACAAGAGCTTCACCTCGCGGTTGTGCAATCTTGTCCAGGATCTTCTGGAGAACCTCGGCGTTGAGCAGTTTCATGTAGAAAGCCGGACGAAGGGGTTGGATCGGTTCAGCGAGCTGATCAACGATTCCGGGGTCTCCTACGACGACCCCTTCAAAGAGATTACAGACCTTTCGGGTGTCCGCATCGTGCTCTACTATGCGGAGGAGCTGGAACGGGTGGCCCAGATGATCGAGGAGGAGTTCCGGGTCTACCCGGAGCAGTCGGTGCCCTACGAGGCGATACACGACCCCGATGTCTACGGCTACCGTTCGATCCGCTACGCCGTCTCCCTGCCGGAGCAGCGCCGCGAGCTGCGGGAGTGGAGCCGCTACCGGGACCTGCTGGCGGAGATCCAGGTGCGTACCATCCTGCAGAATGCCTGGGTGAACATTACCACCACGCTCCCCTACGAGCAGCTGAAGCAGTCCAAGAGCATGCTGAAGCGGAAGCTCTCCCGGATGAGCGCGCTGCTGGAGGAGGCCGACGAAGGCTTCCTGACGCTGCGGCATCTGCTCGGCGGCCAGGAACCGCCCTCCGGCGGCAGCACACCGCCTCCGCCGGAAGAGGGAGGCGGTCCGGAGGAACCCGAACCGCAGCCTGAACGGGAACCCGAGCCGGAGCCCCAGCAGCCGCCTGAGGAGCCGCCGGCGCTCTCCGCCGAAGGACTGGAGACCTACTTCGCCGGCCGGCCGGAACAGCTCCAGAACTGGGAGCGCATGGCCCGGGATATCGGCTATCCGGTGCAGCGCTACCCCGAGGAGCACGAACGGCAGAGCCTGAAGGATCTGGTGGCCCTGCTGGATGCGGCGGGCATCCGCACCCTCCAGGATTTCCAGCGTTTCCTGGAGGACATGGAGGCCGGCGGCAAGGGCCGGGATCATCTCCAGTCGATCTACGACTCCTTCAGCGACGAGATCGCCGACTGGAAGGTGGATTCCTACGCCGTGCTCTTCCTGATGGTGCTGAACGCCCGCTGGCAGATCCTGCAGGATCGGGATCTCTCCCTGCTGGGCATCAAGGAGGCCACAGACCGGATCAAGGGACAGTAATACAGACTGAACAGCGGTTGTGCGACATCTATCGAGGGCGGGCGTATCTGTCTCCCCTCGATTTTTTTACAGGGAGTGACGCCGATGCTGACAGACTATCCGGAGCGGTGCTCCACAGTCATTACGGGTGTGGAGCGGCATTCCAGGAAGCGGTATACCCTCAGGCTGGCCGAGACCCCCTTCC
This sequence is a window from Synergistales bacterium. Protein-coding genes within it:
- a CDS encoding tetratricopeptide repeat protein codes for the protein MDDQFRTVLQRIREEEGNRILEQPDRLRLLLLREEAASPDDVDATVRLIETVGIAPVLGERTLSQAEIDEAAAQSGLSAREIADRLPEGGGRSADASLPPWAAAFGYRGASSGGDASGEREADASRRERNLELLGLVGQRRRAFLSGADAEAPAEAEPPAEARPPVAEEPPSPEAREEPAARSGGLAAGLADLLGAPAGAPLEEPSRGEEGGVAPEETEAVVPPAETAAPSGAPEEQEEPRGAPEAPAETAPPETPPEPAEEAPKPPKAEEAEEEPPSAEPGPEEAPQATEEPPAEPEEPEPAGGEPRPVSGEAEPRGEQHPGEGLESAEHEALTPPQEEKQRAAAPALAEWLHAWAGIRRRRILPIAMAVLAVAIAAAAAVGFWYYTHRASYLAESGVEHYHDGEYRRAIDKLDRATDKDPSLQEAFYLLGESYLMVGSPDRAVPAFRGSIRIASNDAMAYNGLGQALLQRGDLEAARNAFREALDRVPILREAMLGLGECYLRLGEPAEARDVLLNALDESGADPVLAERLGQAYLALEQPGKAERHFSRALSMEEGREQALLGLDRARAMKTRLARERRMRELVEAGRRALEAGNAEAAGRHFDEALALDPDSAAALRGRAESYLRMGRPAEAVVLYERLTERFPDDRELAGALAEARQRAERKRIERSAQGLAARGRKAADDGRYAEAREAFRASIEKEPTLPAYLGLIDTLRQLEEYRKAEALCDEAAERFPGGTAGERIRERRVAVQQARERAEERRLQARAERKAESGDYLEAVELYRRLAERNPGDVGTLRKLASLYQRLGNEEEAARVYARAGLQPPGEETARERPAPVTPEPRKDRAEDLLGQGKRLAEAGKLYEAYNRLERAAELEPDNLEVQRAYADACCDLAFYDRAEAAYERMLAQTPGDSRIRNNLGFAEARREAYAEAAERFRGILQSEPANGQAMANLGYALYRDGRYREAAQTFGDLVRTPKVVYPDGFRDLGPLYTPLRGAREAGLPRATLERIYRAFLPRITGPGSGESGSDAAGEALLETPEIGDRALELQALAEAAYVSPVGAAAYANGAVAIATAQAEEGTEEASAVLGVRPLEAFAHFALAHARLSAGDPQGARQAVLKGLQRQPKSSTGYTLLGYVAERRGETDLARESFHMALWLDPDNMEARRAARAKGL
- a CDS encoding RelA/SpoT domain-containing protein, translated to MAGTNTDAWMDRYIKEHDLYKSFTSRLCNLVQDLLENLGVEQFHVESRTKGLDRFSELINDSGVSYDDPFKEITDLSGVRIVLYYAEELERVAQMIEEEFRVYPEQSVPYEAIHDPDVYGYRSIRYAVSLPEQRRELREWSRYRDLLAEIQVRTILQNAWVNITTTLPYEQLKQSKSMLKRKLSRMSALLEEADEGFLTLRHLLGGQEPPSGGSTPPPPEEGGGPEEPEPQPEREPEPEPQQPPEEPPALSAEGLETYFAGRPEQLQNWERMARDIGYPVQRYPEEHERQSLKDLVALLDAAGIRTLQDFQRFLEDMEAGGKGRDHLQSIYDSFSDEIADWKVDSYAVLFLMVLNARWQILQDRDLSLLGIKEATDRIKGQ